A genomic region of Mycobacterium sp. Aquia_213 contains the following coding sequences:
- a CDS encoding class I SAM-dependent methyltransferase, giving the protein MARTDDDTWDLGNGVGATATGVAVGRALATRAPQPLINDPFAEPLVRAVGVEFFTRLASGELDPAGVDDNGDFGMLGMADMMGIRTRFFDDFFVTAAAAGVRQVVILASGLDARAYRLPWPDGTTVFEIDQSQVIEFKTATLAELGATPTADRRAVPVDLRHDWPAALRAAGLDPGKPTAWSAEGLLPFLPPEAQDRLLDNITELSAPGSQLATENVQGAGDAVETMADRMREVTEQWREHGFDIEMTDLWYAGDRNDVVEYLRSHDWQTAASGVADLAANYGISLPPRPAAPDKEGTLSALQYVTATRR; this is encoded by the coding sequence ATGGCGCGCACGGATGACGACACCTGGGATCTGGGAAATGGCGTGGGAGCCACCGCAACCGGCGTAGCGGTGGGCCGCGCGCTGGCCACCCGCGCGCCACAGCCACTGATCAACGACCCGTTCGCCGAGCCGCTGGTGCGCGCGGTCGGCGTGGAGTTCTTCACCCGCCTGGCCAGCGGCGAGCTGGATCCGGCCGGGGTCGACGACAACGGCGACTTCGGGATGCTCGGCATGGCCGACATGATGGGCATCCGCACCCGGTTCTTCGACGACTTCTTCGTGACCGCGGCCGCCGCGGGGGTCCGCCAGGTGGTGATCTTGGCCTCGGGGCTGGACGCCCGCGCTTACCGACTGCCCTGGCCGGACGGAACGACGGTGTTCGAGATCGACCAGTCGCAGGTGATCGAGTTCAAAACCGCGACCCTGGCCGAACTGGGCGCCACCCCGACCGCCGATCGGCGCGCGGTGCCCGTCGACTTACGCCACGACTGGCCCGCGGCGCTGCGCGCCGCGGGGCTGGACCCCGGCAAGCCGACCGCGTGGAGCGCCGAGGGTCTGCTGCCGTTCTTGCCGCCCGAGGCCCAGGATCGGCTGCTGGACAACATCACTGAGCTCAGCGCGCCGGGAAGTCAGCTGGCCACCGAAAACGTGCAGGGCGCGGGCGACGCCGTAGAGACGATGGCCGACCGCATGCGTGAGGTCACCGAGCAGTGGCGTGAACACGGCTTCGACATCGAGATGACCGACCTCTGGTATGCGGGTGACCGCAACGACGTCGTCGAGTACCTGCGTTCGCACGACTGGCAGACAGCCGCCAGCGGGGTGGCGGATTTGGCTGCGAACTATGGCATTTCGCTGCCGCCGAGGCCCGCCGCACCCGACAAGGAGGGCACGCTGTCGGCGCTGCAGTACGTCACCGCCACCCGGCGCTAA
- a CDS encoding alpha/beta hydrolase family protein has product MGQQVREVYGASLSPDATAFAHIVDEGGYPRAVQRFLRGWRASSSRDVELPVEGPVSRVIHSADGQWLACQVTLDGSGSRSQIWVVTTDPDDRLAWRIDDEEAGTAELIAWDGTLVAAILTGEDGVGRSCLIDPTDGRHTVLDRRSGGRLVDAWAGASLVRVGPRGYHEMIMLFGQTEIGLLPSDPGSTTAEGIILDDHQPRRLRHGLSGEQTKLYNPGTGADGYVRALIRSDNGCEHARLLEVTVTLDGVSYIVVAERSDCDLAEFAVSDDLSTVALLWNLQGRSELQILEYTDYTLAEPIPLPGPVASELSISAGGSMVAMTVEGPDLPRTVELVDPRSREWERIDTEGKQPVVIPTTFAEPQTITARDGLRLNAWLYRPMNAEAAAGAVIFLHGGPEGQARPGYYDIFSRLVNDGFVVLAPNVRGSGGFGKSFVHADDKEKRFAAIDDVADCASFLIDNGFVESRRIACAGWSYGGYLTQAALTFHPDLFAAGISICGMSDLSTFYRNTEPWIADSAYPEYGHPIGDRELLDQLSPLLRADKLTAPLLVVHGAHDTNVPVSESEQIVDALRQLGRDVRYLLFDNDGHGIIKRENRAALAAAMTEWMIRSFEA; this is encoded by the coding sequence ATGGGGCAGCAGGTGCGCGAGGTCTACGGCGCGTCACTGTCCCCGGACGCAACCGCGTTCGCCCACATCGTCGACGAAGGCGGCTATCCCCGCGCGGTGCAACGTTTTTTGCGCGGTTGGCGGGCGAGCTCGTCGCGAGACGTGGAGCTCCCGGTCGAGGGTCCGGTCTCTCGCGTCATCCACTCCGCGGACGGCCAGTGGCTGGCGTGTCAGGTAACGCTCGACGGGAGCGGATCTCGTAGCCAAATCTGGGTTGTCACCACCGATCCCGATGATCGGTTGGCCTGGCGCATCGACGACGAAGAAGCCGGGACCGCCGAGCTGATCGCGTGGGACGGCACCCTGGTGGCGGCGATCCTGACCGGTGAGGACGGGGTCGGGCGGTCTTGCCTGATCGATCCGACCGACGGTCGTCACACCGTGCTGGACCGTCGATCCGGCGGTCGGCTGGTCGATGCCTGGGCCGGGGCGTCACTGGTTCGGGTCGGCCCGCGCGGCTACCACGAGATGATCATGTTGTTTGGTCAGACCGAAATCGGCCTGCTCCCTTCCGATCCCGGCTCGACGACCGCCGAGGGGATCATCCTCGACGACCACCAACCGCGTCGGCTGCGGCACGGACTCTCCGGCGAGCAGACGAAGCTGTACAACCCCGGCACCGGCGCCGACGGATACGTGCGCGCGCTGATCCGCAGCGACAATGGCTGTGAGCATGCCCGATTGCTGGAAGTGACCGTCACGCTGGACGGCGTCAGCTACATCGTGGTGGCCGAACGGTCGGACTGCGACCTCGCCGAGTTCGCCGTCAGCGACGACCTGTCCACCGTCGCCCTTCTGTGGAACCTGCAGGGCCGCAGCGAATTACAGATTCTCGAATACACCGATTACACACTGGCCGAGCCGATTCCGCTGCCCGGGCCGGTCGCGAGCGAGCTGTCCATCAGCGCGGGCGGCTCGATGGTCGCGATGACCGTCGAGGGGCCCGACCTGCCGCGAACCGTCGAATTGGTCGACCCGCGGTCACGCGAATGGGAACGCATCGACACCGAGGGCAAGCAGCCCGTGGTGATCCCCACCACCTTCGCCGAGCCGCAGACGATCACCGCGCGCGACGGGCTGCGCCTGAACGCCTGGCTGTACCGGCCGATGAACGCCGAAGCTGCGGCCGGTGCGGTCATCTTTCTGCACGGAGGTCCCGAAGGCCAGGCCCGGCCCGGCTACTACGACATCTTCTCGCGATTGGTCAACGATGGATTCGTCGTGCTGGCGCCGAATGTCCGCGGCTCCGGGGGTTTTGGGAAGTCATTCGTGCACGCCGACGACAAGGAAAAGCGCTTCGCGGCCATCGATGACGTCGCCGACTGCGCGAGCTTCCTGATCGACAACGGCTTCGTCGAATCCCGCCGCATTGCCTGCGCGGGCTGGTCGTACGGCGGCTACCTCACGCAGGCCGCGCTGACGTTTCACCCCGACCTGTTCGCGGCGGGAATCAGCATCTGCGGAATGAGCGACCTGAGCACGTTCTATCGCAACACCGAGCCGTGGATCGCCGACTCCGCGTACCCCGAATATGGCCATCCGATCGGTGACCGCGAACTACTCGACCAGCTGTCACCCCTGCTGCGAGCCGACAAGTTGACGGCGCCGTTGTTGGTGGTGCACGGCGCCCACGACACCAACGTGCCGGTCAGCGAATCCGAACAGATCGTCGACGCGTTGCGGCAGCTCGGCCGCGACGTGCGCTACCTGCTCTTCGACAACGACGGACACGGCATCATCAAGCGCGAGAACCGCGCCGCGCTGGCCGCCGCGATGACCGAGTGGATGATCAGGTCCTTCGAGGCTTAG
- a CDS encoding rhomboid-like protein: MADASVGARLKSLAVGVWHFVAGAPLTYGWLFVLMITTIIQNQLSGRQLHSVLLHRSTNIHELGTDPLAVLFSSLLWIDGKSLEPYLLLFTLFLAPAEHWLGHLNWLTVGLTSHILSTYISEGILYYAIEEHDASERLVLSRDIGVSYFLVGIVAVLSYRIVRPWRWLYLGVLLVIFGFPLITMTRHGLHFTAIGHFTSLLIGLCFYPMARAKQDKPWSPARVRAAFRRFGSREKPV; this comes from the coding sequence GTGGCGGATGCATCGGTGGGGGCGCGACTAAAAAGCTTGGCCGTCGGGGTCTGGCATTTCGTCGCCGGCGCGCCGTTGACCTATGGCTGGCTCTTCGTCCTGATGATCACGACGATCATTCAAAACCAGCTCTCCGGTCGGCAATTGCATTCGGTGTTGCTGCACCGCTCCACCAACATTCACGAGTTGGGCACCGATCCGCTCGCGGTGCTGTTTTCCAGCCTGCTGTGGATCGACGGCAAGAGCCTGGAACCCTATCTGCTGCTGTTCACCTTGTTTCTCGCCCCGGCCGAACACTGGCTGGGCCACTTGAACTGGCTCACCGTGGGATTGACCAGCCACATCCTTTCGACCTACATCAGCGAAGGAATTCTGTACTACGCGATTGAGGAACATGACGCGTCGGAACGGCTGGTGCTGTCCCGCGATATCGGGGTCAGCTATTTCCTGGTCGGCATCGTGGCCGTGCTGAGTTATCGCATCGTGCGGCCATGGCGATGGCTCTATCTCGGCGTGCTGCTGGTCATCTTCGGCTTTCCACTGATCACGATGACCCGACACGGGCTGCACTTCACCGCGATAGGCCACTTCACGTCGCTCCTCATCGGGCTCTGCTTCTATCCGATGGCCCGGGCGAAACAGGACAAGCCATGGAGTCCGGCGCGGGTCAGAGCCGCGTTCCGGCGATTCGGTTCCCGCGAAAAGCCAGTGTGA
- a CDS encoding DUF4436 domain-containing protein, with protein MKFTIVGLVILFIGAYVTTVALYARSGCGCPLQLTQGRPAADGTTVTIDFLELQSMKGAVNANVTVTPGPGVVDPVTRGLNQDFAVVVHSAATPSKRAWTKGMLPGQYPVPLTISGDPSVWPMDKFQSGPITVDLIYGTERPEQLPVKFVDRVSGWQLSVAGEGSPQSPYRVEMRRSPSIAMFAAVIVVVMLALAGVGAFVAIQTARDRRKFQPPMTTWYAAMLFAVIPLRNALPDAPPIGSWVDVTITLWVIVTLVMSMVLYVYCWWRHLRPEPENPV; from the coding sequence ATGAAGTTTACGATCGTCGGTCTGGTCATTTTGTTCATTGGCGCGTACGTCACCACGGTCGCGCTCTACGCCAGGTCCGGTTGCGGCTGCCCCCTGCAACTGACCCAGGGCAGGCCCGCGGCCGACGGGACCACGGTGACGATCGACTTCCTCGAGCTCCAGTCGATGAAGGGCGCGGTCAACGCCAACGTCACCGTTACCCCGGGGCCCGGGGTGGTGGATCCGGTAACCCGCGGCCTCAACCAAGACTTCGCCGTCGTGGTGCACTCCGCGGCCACGCCCAGCAAGCGCGCCTGGACGAAGGGAATGCTTCCGGGCCAATATCCTGTCCCGCTGACGATTAGCGGCGATCCCTCGGTATGGCCCATGGATAAGTTTCAATCGGGGCCGATCACGGTCGACCTCATCTACGGCACCGAGCGACCCGAACAGCTGCCGGTGAAATTCGTCGACCGGGTTTCCGGCTGGCAGCTTTCCGTTGCTGGCGAGGGTAGTCCGCAGTCGCCGTACCGAGTGGAAATGCGCCGCTCTCCCAGCATTGCGATGTTCGCTGCCGTCATCGTCGTGGTGATGCTCGCGCTGGCCGGAGTCGGCGCCTTCGTCGCCATTCAGACGGCCCGCGACCGTCGAAAATTCCAGCCGCCGATGACAACGTGGTATGCGGCAATGCTCTTCGCGGTGATACCGCTGCGAAATGCGCTGCCCGACGCGCCCCCGATCGGATCCTGGGTTGACGTCACGATCACGCTCTGGGTCATCGTCACATTGGTGATGTCAATGGTGCTGTACGTCTATTGCTGGTGGCGGCATCTACGACCCGAACCTGAAAACCCGGTATAG
- a CDS encoding DUF4436 domain-containing protein produces the protein MSSRRAIFGIVGVVLFVAAYAISVWLYVDGGMGHPNVVVRGEPVPDATRVTIDIQEVQSANSLVVSSINVYPGPGLLDPQTHNLKDDLTIAVSSAVSASKRTWPKGTLPDVFRISLALDGEVAAWPFDEYHSGPVVAQLVSGSSPARVPAVVTMVDRLLGWDVITDRINEDDLVGPYQVDLVRSTSTVAFAVVILGVLIALAVFAFFVAVQTVRDKRKFQPPMTTWYAAMLFAVVPLRNALPDSPPIGVLIDVTIVLWVTVILVISMGLYISCWWRHLRPEPDELASFSSGRV, from the coding sequence TTGAGTAGCCGGCGCGCGATATTCGGCATCGTCGGTGTCGTTTTGTTCGTCGCCGCCTACGCCATCTCGGTGTGGCTGTACGTCGACGGTGGCATGGGCCATCCCAACGTCGTCGTTCGGGGCGAGCCGGTGCCCGACGCGACCCGGGTGACCATCGACATACAAGAAGTTCAGTCGGCCAACAGTCTGGTTGTTTCCAGCATCAACGTTTACCCGGGACCCGGGCTGCTGGACCCGCAGACTCACAATCTCAAGGACGATCTCACCATTGCGGTCTCCTCCGCGGTGAGCGCCAGCAAGCGCACCTGGCCGAAAGGCACACTGCCCGACGTGTTTCGCATTTCGCTGGCCCTCGACGGTGAGGTCGCCGCATGGCCCTTCGACGAATACCATTCGGGGCCCGTCGTCGCCCAACTCGTATCCGGCTCCAGCCCCGCCCGCGTGCCGGCGGTAGTCACGATGGTCGACCGCCTGCTGGGCTGGGATGTCATTACGGATCGCATCAACGAGGACGATCTGGTCGGCCCCTACCAAGTGGACCTAGTCCGGTCGACGAGCACCGTGGCGTTCGCGGTCGTCATCCTCGGCGTGCTGATCGCCCTTGCAGTCTTTGCCTTCTTTGTCGCGGTCCAGACGGTGCGCGACAAACGAAAGTTCCAGCCGCCGATGACAACGTGGTATGCGGCAATGCTGTTCGCGGTGGTGCCGCTGCGAAATGCGCTGCCCGACTCGCCGCCGATCGGAGTCCTCATCGACGTCACCATCGTGCTCTGGGTGACCGTCATCTTGGTGATCTCGATGGGGCTCTATATCTCTTGCTGGTGGCGGCATTTGCGGCCTGAACCCGACGAGCTGGCCTCCTTCTCGAGTGGCCGCGTGTAG
- the glmS gene encoding glutamine--fructose-6-phosphate transaminase (isomerizing), giving the protein MCGIVGYVGQAPACQVVMDALRRMEYRGYDSSGIALVDGAGRLTVRRRAGRLENLDKAVAEMPPEDLGATTGLGHTRWATHGRPTDRNAHPHRDAAGKIAVVHNGIIENFATLRQELESAGVEFASDTDTEVAVHLVAQAYHHGDTAGDFAASVLAVLRRLEGHFTLVFANADEPGTIVAARRSTPLVVGVGDGEMFVGSDVAAFIPHTRNAVELGQDQCVVLTADGYRITDFDGNEDVEYREFHIDWDLAAAEKGGYEYFMLKEIAEQPTAVADTLLGHFVDGRIVLDEQRLSDQELREIDKVFVVACGTAYHSGLLAKYAIEHWTRLPVEVELASEFRYRDPVLDRSTLVVAISQSGETADTLEAVRHAKAQKAKVLAICNTNGSQIPRECDAVLYTRAGPEIGVASTKTFLAQITANYLVGLALAQARGTKYPDEVEREYRELEAMPEVVSRVLATIEPVVALAYRFAQSSTVLFLGRHVGYPVALEGALKLKELAYMHAEGFAAGELKHGPIALIEDGLPVIVVMPSPKGSATLHAKLMSNIREIQTRGAVTIVIAEEGDDTVRPYADHLIEIPSVSTLLQPLLSTIPLQVFAASVAQARGYDVDKPRNLAKSVTVE; this is encoded by the coding sequence ATGTGCGGAATCGTCGGCTACGTGGGGCAGGCTCCTGCCTGCCAAGTCGTCATGGACGCACTTCGTCGCATGGAGTACCGCGGCTATGACTCGTCGGGCATCGCGCTCGTCGACGGCGCCGGCAGACTCACCGTGCGCCGCCGGGCCGGCCGGCTGGAAAACCTGGACAAGGCGGTGGCCGAAATGCCGCCGGAGGACCTGGGCGCCACCACCGGCCTGGGCCACACCCGCTGGGCCACCCACGGTCGTCCGACCGACCGCAACGCGCACCCGCACCGCGACGCCGCCGGCAAGATCGCCGTTGTCCACAACGGCATCATCGAGAACTTCGCGACCCTGCGCCAGGAGCTGGAGTCGGCCGGCGTCGAGTTCGCCAGCGACACCGACACCGAGGTCGCCGTGCACCTGGTGGCGCAGGCCTACCACCACGGCGACACCGCCGGCGACTTCGCCGCTTCGGTACTGGCGGTGTTGCGCCGACTAGAGGGCCACTTCACACTCGTGTTCGCCAACGCCGACGAGCCCGGCACCATCGTGGCCGCCCGCCGGTCCACACCGCTGGTGGTCGGTGTCGGCGACGGCGAGATGTTCGTCGGCTCCGACGTGGCCGCGTTCATTCCACACACCCGCAACGCCGTCGAACTCGGCCAGGACCAATGCGTGGTGCTCACCGCCGACGGCTACCGCATCACCGACTTCGACGGCAACGAAGACGTCGAATATCGCGAGTTCCATATTGATTGGGACCTGGCCGCCGCGGAAAAGGGTGGCTACGAGTACTTCATGCTCAAGGAGATCGCCGAGCAACCCACCGCGGTGGCCGACACTCTGCTCGGCCATTTCGTGGACGGCCGCATCGTGCTCGACGAGCAACGGCTGTCCGACCAGGAACTGCGCGAGATCGACAAGGTGTTCGTCGTCGCGTGCGGCACCGCGTATCACTCCGGGCTGCTGGCGAAGTATGCGATCGAGCACTGGACGCGACTGCCGGTGGAAGTCGAGCTCGCCAGCGAATTCCGGTACCGGGACCCGGTTTTGGACCGCAGCACACTGGTGGTGGCCATCTCGCAGTCCGGTGAAACCGCGGACACCCTGGAAGCGGTCCGGCACGCCAAGGCGCAGAAGGCCAAGGTGCTCGCGATCTGCAACACCAACGGCTCGCAGATTCCGCGCGAGTGCGATGCGGTGCTCTACACCCGCGCCGGGCCGGAAATCGGTGTGGCCTCGACGAAGACCTTCCTGGCCCAGATCACCGCCAACTACCTGGTCGGCCTGGCGCTGGCGCAGGCCCGCGGCACCAAGTACCCCGACGAGGTCGAACGCGAATACCGTGAGCTGGAAGCGATGCCGGAAGTCGTGTCGCGGGTGCTCGCGACGATCGAACCGGTTGTCGCCCTGGCTTATCGGTTCGCCCAATCCTCGACCGTGCTGTTCCTGGGGCGCCATGTCGGCTACCCGGTGGCGCTGGAAGGCGCGCTAAAACTCAAAGAGCTGGCTTACATGCACGCCGAGGGCTTCGCCGCGGGCGAGCTCAAGCACGGCCCGATCGCGTTGATCGAAGACGGCCTGCCGGTCATCGTCGTGATGCCGTCACCCAAGGGTTCGGCTACGCTGCACGCAAAGCTGATGTCCAATATCCGCGAGATTCAGACCCGTGGCGCGGTGACCATTGTCATCGCCGAGGAAGGTGACGACACGGTGCGTCCCTACGCCGATCATCTGATCGAAATCCCTTCGGTGTCAACGCTTTTGCAACCGCTGCTGTCGACCATTCCGCTGCAGGTGTTTGCCGCGTCGGTGGCGCAGGCGCGCGGTTACGACGTCGACAAGCCGCGAAACCTGGCAAAGTCCGTCACCGTTGAGTAG
- a CDS encoding DUF2510 domain-containing protein: MTDPYRRFSVRLHEHTGVFVLWVQRSLTFTGTLEQCEKAYRDAQLHCLVTGWWGLVSLFLLNPIALVRNYLAIRRVRALAKEAPVPQAENPYAPAGPIAPPPAAVVPRPFATPPAAVPPRPLRPPPGWYPNPGGPGQRYWDGVTWTHWTHPR, from the coding sequence TTGACCGATCCGTACCGCCGCTTCTCCGTCAGGCTCCACGAACACACCGGCGTGTTCGTCCTGTGGGTCCAGCGCAGCCTCACCTTCACCGGCACGCTCGAACAGTGCGAGAAGGCATATCGCGACGCACAACTGCATTGTCTGGTCACCGGCTGGTGGGGCCTCGTGTCGCTTTTCCTGTTGAACCCGATAGCGCTGGTCCGCAACTACCTTGCAATTCGCCGGGTGCGTGCGCTGGCGAAGGAGGCCCCGGTGCCGCAGGCAGAGAATCCTTATGCCCCCGCCGGCCCGATTGCCCCGCCACCTGCGGCCGTCGTGCCTCGACCGTTTGCCACGCCACCCGCGGCCGTCCCGCCCCGTCCGCTGCGACCGCCGCCGGGGTGGTACCCCAACCCGGGCGGGCCGGGGCAGCGGTACTGGGACGGTGTCACGTGGACTCATTGGACCCATCCCCGCTAA
- a CDS encoding dienelactone hydrolase family protein, protein MARIRKLVTALSRRGPHKVLCGDLAFAGLPGVVYTPESGLNLPGIAFGHDWLTGTARYAGLLEHLASWGIVAGAPDTERGLAPSVLNLASDLGTALDIVAGVRLGPGNISVHPAKLGVVGHGFGASAAVFTAAGMPNTLAATVAVFPTVTSPPAEQPAASLKVPGLILTAPGDPKALNSNALALSGAWHSATLRIVSKAEPGGLSEGRRLASVFGLPGSNRRTQRSVRALLTGYLLATLAGDKTYREFADPDVVLPKTTPVDPEAEPVALEEKIVALLK, encoded by the coding sequence GTGGCCCGCATCCGCAAGCTCGTCACCGCCCTCAGCCGCCGTGGCCCACACAAAGTTTTGTGTGGTGACCTTGCTTTTGCCGGTTTGCCGGGAGTGGTCTACACCCCCGAGTCCGGTCTGAACCTCCCCGGCATCGCCTTCGGTCACGACTGGCTGACCGGCACCGCCCGCTATGCGGGTCTGCTCGAGCATCTCGCGTCGTGGGGCATCGTGGCCGGCGCCCCCGACACCGAGCGAGGTTTGGCGCCTTCGGTCCTCAATTTGGCCTCTGATCTCGGCACCGCGCTCGACATCGTCGCGGGTGTGCGGCTGGGGCCGGGCAACATCAGCGTGCATCCCGCAAAGCTCGGGGTGGTGGGCCACGGTTTTGGCGCCTCGGCCGCCGTGTTCACCGCGGCCGGAATGCCGAACACACTGGCAGCGACGGTCGCGGTCTTCCCGACCGTCACGTCTCCCCCGGCCGAGCAGCCGGCCGCGTCGTTGAAGGTGCCGGGCTTGATCCTGACCGCACCGGGAGATCCAAAGGCGTTGAACTCCAACGCACTGGCGCTTTCCGGCGCGTGGCATTCGGCCACGCTGCGCATCGTCAGCAAAGCCGAGCCCGGCGGGTTGAGCGAGGGCCGGCGACTGGCGTCGGTGTTCGGGCTACCCGGCTCCAACCGCCGCACCCAGCGATCGGTTCGAGCCCTGCTGACCGGATATCTGCTCGCTACGCTCGCCGGCGACAAAACCTACCGCGAGTTCGCCGATCCAGATGTGGTGCTGCCCAAGACAACTCCGGTCGACCCGGAGGCAGAACCGGTCGCTCTGGAAGAGAAGATCGTCGCGCTGTTGAAGTGA
- a CDS encoding AAA family ATPase, which produces MNRLDLVVGPNGAGKSTFVEFTLAPLLPTSVFVNADEIARQRWPADAAAHSYEAARIAAGTRARLIELRRSFIAETVFSHPSKLELIDSAHAASYTVVLHVLLIPEKLAVERVKHRVAAGGHDVPEAKIRQRYQRLWPLVVTAVARCDSATVYDNSALKGPRIVAQMSFGQPDGTPTWPAWTPRELTSRWPA; this is translated from the coding sequence ATGAACCGGCTCGACCTTGTCGTCGGGCCCAACGGAGCCGGTAAATCAACCTTCGTCGAATTCACGCTCGCGCCGCTGCTGCCGACAAGCGTCTTCGTCAACGCCGACGAGATCGCCAGACAGCGCTGGCCTGCCGACGCTGCTGCCCATTCCTACGAGGCCGCGCGGATTGCGGCCGGTACCAGGGCGAGGCTGATCGAACTGCGCCGATCGTTCATCGCCGAAACGGTGTTTTCTCACCCGTCCAAACTCGAGCTGATCGACAGCGCGCACGCGGCGTCCTACACCGTCGTCCTGCACGTGTTGCTCATTCCCGAGAAGCTGGCCGTGGAGCGGGTCAAGCATCGGGTCGCCGCCGGCGGGCACGATGTCCCCGAAGCCAAGATTCGTCAACGCTACCAACGGCTTTGGCCACTGGTTGTCACCGCCGTCGCACGCTGCGACTCCGCCACCGTGTACGACAACAGTGCGCTCAAAGGCCCGCGCATCGTCGCCCAAATGAGTTTCGGCCAGCCGGACGGGACACCCACGTGGCCGGCGTGGACACCCCGCGAGTTGACGTCGCGCTGGCCCGCATAA
- a CDS encoding TA system antitoxin ParD family protein has protein sequence MADSADRVTRFAADLVDSAKAEGARQSRSAKQQLDHWARVGRAVSSQHSAARRRVEAALAGDLELGELSVEEGVVFNAEIAAAIQENLNQANYGKLLAKRGVTTVALNEAGEIVEHRPDGSSTVLTANSRPARRKKVNAGAR, from the coding sequence ATGGCTGACAGCGCGGATCGAGTTACCCGGTTCGCCGCGGACCTCGTCGACAGTGCGAAGGCCGAGGGCGCGCGGCAGAGCCGATCGGCCAAGCAGCAACTGGATCACTGGGCGCGGGTGGGGCGCGCGGTGTCGAGCCAGCACTCCGCTGCACGTCGCCGGGTGGAGGCGGCGCTGGCCGGGGATTTGGAACTGGGCGAATTGAGTGTCGAAGAAGGTGTCGTCTTCAACGCCGAAATCGCCGCGGCGATCCAGGAAAACCTCAACCAGGCCAACTACGGCAAGCTGCTGGCCAAGCGTGGCGTCACCACCGTTGCCCTTAACGAGGCCGGCGAGATCGTCGAACACCGGCCCGATGGCAGTTCGACCGTGTTGACGGCGAACTCGCGACCCGCACGGCGCAAGAAGGTGAACGCCGGGGCCCGATGA
- a CDS encoding LLM class F420-dependent oxidoreductase yields the protein MRIGIALDYSGGFHEAVDRIVELEKAGIDIAVVAEAYSYDAISQLGYLAAKTNTVELATGVVPIYIRTPSLLAMTAAGMDFVSGGRFRLGIGTSGPQVIEGFHGVAFDAPIGRTREVVEICRKVWRRERVQYDGKYYQLPLPADRGTGLGKPLQLINHPVRERIPITIAALGPKNVELTAEIAEGWQPVFYLPEKADTVWGEALAAGTAKRDPALGPLDIMVHASTAIGDNVEERLAWVKPQLALYIGGMGAKGRNFYHSLATRYGYGEIADKIQELYLSGRKKEAIDLVPDDLVRGMSLIGPRGFIAERIAAFAEAGVTTLLISPAAADPKEAVRFVEEVLELRGA from the coding sequence ATGCGAATCGGAATCGCTCTGGACTATTCGGGCGGCTTCCACGAAGCCGTCGACCGCATCGTCGAACTTGAAAAGGCCGGCATCGACATCGCCGTAGTGGCCGAGGCTTATTCGTACGACGCGATCAGCCAGCTCGGTTACCTGGCCGCCAAGACCAACACCGTCGAATTGGCCACTGGCGTGGTTCCCATCTACATCCGCACGCCGTCGCTGCTGGCGATGACCGCCGCGGGTATGGATTTCGTGTCCGGGGGCCGATTCCGGCTCGGTATCGGGACGTCGGGCCCTCAGGTCATCGAGGGGTTTCACGGCGTCGCGTTCGACGCCCCGATCGGCCGCACCCGCGAGGTCGTGGAGATCTGCCGGAAGGTGTGGCGCCGGGAGCGGGTCCAATACGACGGCAAGTACTACCAGCTGCCGCTGCCCGCGGACCGCGGAACGGGTTTGGGTAAGCCGCTTCAGCTTATCAATCACCCTGTGCGCGAACGTATTCCGATTACGATCGCGGCGCTGGGCCCGAAGAATGTCGAGCTCACCGCCGAGATCGCCGAGGGCTGGCAGCCCGTCTTCTACCTTCCGGAGAAGGCCGACACCGTCTGGGGCGAGGCGCTGGCCGCCGGCACCGCCAAGCGGGATCCGGCCCTCGGACCGCTGGACATCATGGTGCACGCGTCGACGGCCATCGGCGACAACGTCGAGGAGCGGCTGGCCTGGGTCAAGCCGCAGCTGGCCCTCTACATCGGTGGCATGGGCGCCAAGGGCCGCAATTTCTATCACAGCTTGGCCACGCGTTACGGCTACGGCGAGATCGCGGACAAAATCCAGGAGCTGTACCTGTCCGGCCGCAAGAAAGAGGCCATCGATCTGGTGCCCGACGATCTGGTGCGGGGGATGTCGCTGATCGGCCCACGCGGTTTCATCGCCGAACGCATCGCCGCCTTCGCCGAGGCCGGTGTGACGACGCTGTTGATAAGCCCGGCGGCGGCCGACCCCAAAGAGGCTGTGCGCTTCGTCGAAGAAGTGCTGGAACTGCGCGGCGCCTGA